In Limosilactobacillus sp. WILCCON 0051, a single window of DNA contains:
- a CDS encoding NAD(P)H-dependent oxidoreductase: MKTLIILAHPYLNASRVNQKLANAAAEIDNIEIRDLYKLYPDFRINVAAEQAALKKADRIVFQFPIYWYSSPALLKQWEDAVLTHGWAHGRTGNQLQNKEFLLSVSVGGDQGHYTRVGLHGYRLAELLRPFQSMAGMVGMKYSRPFITFGARTITDDALQDQASHYVRLLKKATPLPKFGLLETESDS; encoded by the coding sequence ATGAAAACATTAATTATCTTGGCGCATCCCTATTTGAATGCCTCGCGAGTCAACCAAAAATTAGCCAATGCGGCTGCAGAAATCGATAATATTGAAATTCGCGATCTGTATAAACTATATCCAGATTTTAGGATTAACGTTGCTGCTGAGCAAGCGGCACTTAAAAAAGCAGATCGAATTGTTTTTCAGTTCCCTATTTATTGGTACAGCAGCCCCGCCCTACTGAAACAATGGGAAGATGCTGTTTTGACTCATGGATGGGCACATGGCCGTACTGGTAACCAGCTTCAAAACAAAGAATTTTTACTGAGCGTTTCCGTTGGTGGTGATCAAGGCCATTATACCCGCGTTGGCTTGCATGGTTATCGTTTAGCCGAGCTGTTGCGTCCATTCCAATCGATGGCAGGAATGGTAGGGATGAAATACTCACGGCCTTTTATAACTTTTGGTGCCCGCACGATTACTGACGATGCACTTCAAGATCAAGCCAGTCATTATGTAAGATTGCTCAAAAAAGCTACCCCATTGCCTAAATTCGGTCTGCTTGAAACAGAAAGCGATAGTTGA
- a CDS encoding DUF554 domain-containing protein, translating into MPGLGTIVNVIAIAAAGIIGCLAGEKIAPRFQDTLMKATAIAVLFLGLGGTMAQMLTFKHGSFSTHGTMMLIGSLAIGGLLGEWLRIEDRFADFGEWLKKKTGNANDQEFIEAFVTASLTVCIGAMAIVGSIEDGILGDHSILFAKAILDFVIVLVMAASMGRGCGFAAVPVGILQGTVTLFSELLKPLMTTAVMNNISYIGSVLIFCVGINLLWGNKIRVANLLPALLIGAVWVVF; encoded by the coding sequence ATGCCGGGATTAGGAACCATCGTGAACGTAATCGCAATTGCTGCCGCTGGAATAATCGGCTGTCTGGCTGGTGAAAAAATCGCGCCCCGTTTTCAAGACACCCTAATGAAAGCGACCGCGATTGCCGTTTTGTTTTTAGGACTGGGCGGAACCATGGCGCAGATGCTCACGTTTAAGCATGGCAGCTTTTCAACGCATGGAACCATGATGCTGATTGGCAGCCTCGCAATTGGCGGTCTGTTAGGCGAGTGGCTAAGGATTGAGGATCGCTTTGCTGATTTTGGCGAATGGCTCAAGAAAAAGACCGGCAATGCCAATGATCAAGAATTTATCGAAGCATTCGTAACCGCGTCGCTGACCGTTTGCATTGGGGCAATGGCAATCGTTGGCTCAATTGAGGACGGAATCTTGGGCGACCATTCGATTTTATTTGCCAAGGCGATCCTTGATTTTGTCATCGTCTTGGTAATGGCGGCTTCTATGGGACGCGGCTGCGGATTCGCGGCGGTGCCAGTCGGGATTCTGCAGGGAACGGTGACTCTGTTCAGCGAGCTGCTTAAGCCACTGATGACAACGGCTGTGATGAACAACATCTCTTATATCGGCTCCGTATTGATCTTTTGTGTTGGCATCAATCTTTTATGGGGCAACAAGATTCGCGTGGCCAATCTCTTGCCAGCACTATTGATTGGCGCGGTCTGGGTTGTCTTTTAA
- a CDS encoding malolactic enzyme produces the protein MRGFQILNDPFLNRGTAFTETERRQYGLIGLLPPRVKTIDEQAAEMYALYQSKGSLIEKRHFLMEIFNHNRTLFFNLMVRHIDEFMPIVYDPVIAEAIERYNERFMQPQDAAYLTVDDPDTIEQRLQNAADQRDVRLIVVTDAEGILGIGDWGVNGVDIAVGKLMVYTAAAGIDPQQVLPVVIDAGTDNQQLLADDEYLGTRHERLSGAAYFAYIDRFVAAVEKLFPKSLLHFEDFGRGTAARILDKYQDQILTFNDDIQGTGVIALAGVLGALNISGQSIAEQRFLTFGAGTAGMGIVKMLYNELIKQGMSPKEAKQHFYLVDRQGLLFEDTPGLTPKQQAFVRSRDEFADAGELTELPAIIKAVQPTVMIGTSTVHNAFTEAAVKEMTKHADRPIIFPISNPTEKIEAMPADLIKWTNGKALVATGIPSATVAYQGIDYQIGQANNALIYPGVGFGALAVNARIINDEMLAAAAHALGGLIDVKVPGAPVLPPVSQLTAFSKQVAIAVAQSAIDQGLAQTDLSAEQAVLAMHWQPEYQPFDQLLANYRK, from the coding sequence ATGCGTGGATTTCAAATACTTAATGATCCGTTTTTAAATCGCGGTACGGCTTTTACTGAGACGGAGCGGCGACAATATGGCTTGATTGGTCTTTTGCCGCCCCGAGTCAAAACGATTGATGAGCAGGCTGCCGAAATGTATGCACTGTACCAAAGCAAGGGATCACTGATTGAAAAGCGTCATTTTTTAATGGAGATCTTCAACCATAATCGGACGCTGTTTTTCAATTTGATGGTTCGGCATATTGATGAATTTATGCCAATCGTCTATGATCCAGTAATTGCCGAAGCTATCGAACGCTATAATGAACGGTTCATGCAGCCGCAAGATGCCGCTTATCTGACGGTGGATGATCCAGATACGATTGAACAGCGGCTGCAGAATGCGGCCGATCAGCGGGATGTTCGCCTGATCGTGGTTACCGACGCAGAAGGTATTTTGGGCATCGGCGACTGGGGCGTTAACGGCGTGGACATCGCGGTTGGCAAGCTGATGGTCTATACGGCAGCTGCCGGCATTGATCCGCAGCAGGTACTGCCGGTCGTAATTGACGCGGGGACAGACAATCAGCAGCTATTGGCCGATGATGAGTACCTGGGAACGCGTCATGAGCGGTTGTCTGGCGCGGCCTACTTTGCATACATCGATCGTTTCGTAGCGGCGGTTGAAAAGCTGTTTCCTAAGAGCCTGCTGCATTTTGAGGACTTTGGTCGCGGTACGGCTGCCCGCATTCTGGACAAGTACCAGGATCAGATTCTGACGTTTAACGATGACATTCAAGGAACTGGTGTCATCGCGCTGGCTGGCGTTTTAGGGGCACTTAACATTTCTGGACAGTCGATTGCTGAGCAGCGTTTCTTGACATTTGGTGCCGGTACTGCCGGGATGGGAATCGTCAAGATGCTGTACAACGAGCTCATCAAGCAGGGAATGAGTCCCAAAGAAGCCAAGCAGCATTTTTATCTGGTGGATCGTCAAGGACTGCTCTTTGAAGATACGCCGGGACTGACGCCTAAGCAGCAGGCATTTGTCCGTTCGCGAGATGAATTTGCTGATGCGGGCGAGCTTACGGAGCTGCCAGCAATCATCAAAGCCGTTCAGCCAACGGTAATGATTGGTACGTCAACGGTTCACAATGCCTTTACCGAAGCTGCCGTTAAAGAGATGACCAAGCATGCTGACCGCCCAATTATTTTCCCAATCTCCAACCCAACCGAAAAGATCGAAGCCATGCCAGCTGATCTGATTAAATGGACCAATGGCAAGGCGTTGGTGGCAACGGGAATTCCGAGTGCGACAGTCGCTTACCAAGGCATTGACTACCAGATTGGCCAGGCTAACAATGCTTTGATCTATCCAGGAGTCGGGTTTGGTGCATTGGCCGTTAACGCGCGGATTATCAATGATGAGATGCTGGCTGCTGCCGCGCATGCACTTGGCGGCTTGATTGACGTCAAGGTTCCTGGGGCACCAGTTCTGCCGCCGGTCAGCCAATTAACTGCTTTTTCCAAGCAAGTCGCGATCGCCGTGGCCCAGTCAGCGATTGATCAAGGCCTGGCACAGACTGATCTCAGTGCGGAACAGGCCGTTTTGGCAATGCACTGGCAGCCAGAGTATCAGCCGTTTGATCAGCTGCTGGCAAACTACCGCAAATAA
- a CDS encoding LysR family transcriptional regulator, whose protein sequence is MNLDQLRIFMEVSELGSFQKVAQSHYVSQRAVSRQMKRLEDELNVKLFTRGKNQVTLTTAGGFFKERCQVILRMINDTNQAVQHFDERSRHRLTIGYFSPFDTLLLRDLIFELDANIDVFIAEAGPEHVITDVLMNDLDCAVVMDHYGFDQEFSKMGLKTALLHTDQMVIGASERLPIKDAVSIEQLRRYPIIYYSNEESSYLKRAFLESLGLNGQALNVERVFSFEHMQMLVSLGKALAFYPCELIKAYDKTSRHIRYWPIKDASDQRFTFNLVYRSDNHNPALRQLLDQIKITDGMPKHA, encoded by the coding sequence TTGAATCTCGATCAACTAAGAATCTTTATGGAAGTCAGTGAGCTGGGCAGCTTTCAAAAAGTCGCGCAGTCACATTACGTTTCACAACGGGCAGTTTCAAGACAGATGAAGCGTTTAGAAGATGAACTCAACGTCAAATTGTTTACGCGTGGTAAGAATCAAGTCACACTGACGACAGCTGGCGGTTTCTTTAAGGAGCGCTGTCAGGTTATCTTGAGAATGATCAACGATACCAATCAGGCTGTTCAGCATTTTGACGAACGATCGCGGCATCGTTTAACGATTGGGTACTTCTCGCCTTTTGATACTTTGCTGCTGCGCGACTTGATCTTTGAATTGGATGCCAACATTGACGTTTTTATTGCCGAAGCTGGTCCCGAACACGTCATTACCGATGTCTTGATGAATGATCTGGATTGCGCTGTGGTGATGGATCACTACGGCTTTGACCAGGAATTTTCCAAGATGGGCCTAAAAACCGCGTTGCTGCACACGGATCAGATGGTGATCGGCGCCAGTGAAAGACTGCCGATCAAAGATGCCGTTTCCATTGAACAGCTGCGGCGCTACCCGATCATCTATTACAGCAATGAAGAATCATCCTATCTCAAGCGGGCCTTTCTCGAGAGTCTAGGATTAAATGGTCAGGCTTTAAACGTCGAGCGCGTCTTTTCGTTTGAACACATGCAGATGCTGGTCAGTCTGGGCAAGGCACTGGCATTTTACCCCTGCGAGCTGATCAAGGCTTACGATAAGACCAGCCGCCACATCCGCTATTGGCCGATCAAGGATGCCTCTGACCAGCGCTTTACCTTCAACCTCGTCTACCGCAGCGATAATCATAATCCAGCCCTGCGTCAGCTGCTCGATCAGATCAAAATTACTGATGGGATGCCTAAGCACGCGTAA
- a CDS encoding SDR family NAD(P)-dependent oxidoreductase → MKTWMITGTSSGFGKALATRLALQNDVKVIATARKEKDLAYLDEYDHGQIKKIIVDIADPKAIREAAKQALSFSEKIDVLVNNAGLGYFSTIEESDMQAVRYMFEVDFFGLAEMTNALLPQFRANQDGVIVNISSALGLTTLPTMGFYSAAKFAVEGYSDALRQEISSMGIKVLTVEPSGARTNWAGSSSEKKIPTIAAYERFKDMIATTDQAVDNAPGDPMLIAQAIIDAVNSGDEMPKHLPLGEFAYQASLDKLRSLMSEIESHRELSLSTDDN, encoded by the coding sequence ATGAAAACGTGGATGATAACAGGAACGTCAAGCGGATTCGGGAAAGCCTTAGCCACTAGATTAGCTCTGCAAAATGATGTCAAAGTAATTGCAACAGCACGCAAAGAAAAAGATTTGGCGTATCTTGATGAATATGACCATGGACAGATCAAAAAAATAATCGTTGATATTGCCGATCCAAAGGCTATTAGGGAAGCTGCTAAGCAAGCACTAAGTTTTTCTGAAAAGATTGATGTCTTAGTCAATAATGCTGGCTTAGGATACTTTTCAACGATTGAGGAAAGTGATATGCAAGCAGTACGCTACATGTTTGAGGTTGATTTTTTTGGGTTGGCTGAAATGACGAATGCCCTATTGCCACAGTTTCGTGCCAACCAAGATGGCGTGATCGTTAATATTTCATCAGCTCTTGGATTAACTACTTTACCAACCATGGGCTTTTACAGTGCTGCAAAATTTGCTGTTGAAGGCTATTCGGATGCTTTGCGTCAAGAAATTTCATCAATGGGTATCAAGGTATTGACCGTTGAACCAAGTGGAGCACGCACTAACTGGGCAGGCTCCTCTTCAGAAAAAAAGATTCCAACGATTGCTGCATATGAACGGTTCAAGGACATGATTGCAACTACCGATCAAGCTGTTGACAATGCGCCTGGCGATCCAATGCTGATAGCTCAAGCAATTATTGATGCTGTCAATAGTGGTGACGAAATGCCTAAACATTTGCCTCTAGGAGAATTCGCCTATCAAGCCAGTCTGGATAAGCTGCGTAGTTTAATGAGTGAAATTGAAAGTCATCGCGAGTTATCGTTGTCAACTGACGATAATTAA
- a CDS encoding MerR family transcriptional regulator has translation MSYSIGQVAAQLGISIDTIRYYDKEGLLPFIKRDSNGRRIFSDNDVHLMRTIICLKNAGVPVTEIADFIQMRLQGDSTLKKRYQLLKLHETNLRAQINDLQDTLCYLKFKEWYFTTAIDAGTEKIHFTPHTNEVVPNLAEQYSKYLNDTGQFEELTRFKTIKDYRNRGGH, from the coding sequence ATGAGCTATAGTATTGGTCAAGTTGCTGCTCAACTAGGAATTTCCATTGATACGATTCGCTACTATGATAAAGAAGGCCTGCTCCCTTTCATTAAACGCGACAGTAACGGACGACGCATCTTTTCAGATAATGATGTCCATCTAATGCGTACGATTATTTGTCTTAAAAATGCCGGCGTACCAGTAACAGAAATTGCTGATTTTATCCAAATGCGGTTGCAGGGTGACTCAACGCTTAAAAAACGCTATCAACTTTTAAAGCTGCATGAGACCAATCTGCGTGCTCAGATTAATGATCTGCAAGATACCCTTTGTTATTTAAAATTTAAGGAATGGTATTTCACAACTGCCATTGACGCTGGAACGGAGAAGATTCATTTTACTCCTCATACTAATGAAGTAGTTCCTAATCTAGCAGAACAATACTCAAAATATCTTAATGACACCGGACAATTTGAAGAACTAACGCGTTTTAAAACCATTAAAGACTACCGTAATCGAGGTGGCCATTAA
- a CDS encoding SRPBCC domain-containing protein, which yields MHSISFPTRFLPGTTDNFVSNEVIAKDLTVFDIWHYLVDTAKWELYYDNAANIKLTNGKNSELHYGEHFHFDTFGFPIDAQVMELISPTKDAPIAKIAWHGWNNDSAESAIDVYHAFLIEQLPANRVRLLTQESQIGNSAAKLAITKPNPMLNGHQAWLDGLVSAARKQL from the coding sequence ATGCATTCAATTAGTTTTCCAACCCGCTTTTTACCAGGGACAACCGATAATTTTGTTTCCAATGAGGTTATTGCTAAGGATCTAACGGTTTTTGATATTTGGCATTACCTAGTCGATACTGCCAAATGGGAACTATACTATGATAATGCAGCTAATATTAAGCTTACTAATGGCAAAAACAGCGAACTGCATTATGGTGAGCATTTTCATTTTGATACTTTTGGCTTTCCAATTGATGCACAGGTTATGGAGCTAATCAGTCCGACAAAAGATGCGCCAATTGCTAAAATTGCATGGCACGGGTGGAACAATGACAGTGCTGAATCGGCAATTGATGTATATCACGCTTTCTTAATCGAACAGCTGCCCGCCAATCGCGTACGACTGCTTACTCAAGAATCACAGATTGGCAATTCAGCCGCTAAGCTTGCTATAACTAAGCCCAACCCCATGCTTAATGGTCATCAGGCTTGGCTGGATGGACTGGTTAGCGCGGCTCGCAAACAGCTATAA
- a CDS encoding amidase — protein sequence MNLLTLPAYRLAEMIRQHQLTSRDLVEMALSKIQAENPTLNAVVHLRTEAALKEADQLKDHGQPFLGVPLLLKGLGQRMKGEPDTNGSQLFGNQLAAETDNFVKALQNAGFIIIGQTNFPEFGYKNITDAKLFGPARNPWNPQFTPGGSSGGAGAAVAAGWVPIAAGNDGGGSIRIPASWCGVIGLKPTRGRMPVGPGNWRSWQGASINFALTRSVKDTALLLETLQTVQSPAVFQTPLLNPDAFKTNDQSRLRIGWTTTSPVKTPVTEDAVQAVKNAVAFLQDLGYDCQPYEDPIDGRQLIDSYYLMNEGETAAMFASIEQAIKRPVKQNEIELVTWALWQAGKNVTAAEYINALNVWDQASVLHAKLHEQFDVLLTPTTAGHPYRIDEPQHATVFDERLQRINQLTAQEQRQLIYDQWLDSLSRTPFTQAANLTGEPAISLPAYIAKDGLPQGIQLTANKGREDILLQLAELFEDHGMLKMLS from the coding sequence ATGAATCTACTGACGTTACCGGCCTATCGCTTGGCAGAAATGATCCGCCAGCACCAGCTTACCAGTCGTGACCTGGTTGAAATGGCATTAAGTAAGATTCAAGCAGAAAATCCTACCCTCAATGCCGTTGTTCATTTAAGAACAGAAGCAGCCTTAAAAGAAGCCGACCAGCTAAAAGATCACGGGCAGCCGTTTTTAGGCGTTCCCCTGCTGTTAAAGGGACTCGGTCAGCGAATGAAAGGCGAGCCTGATACTAACGGCAGCCAGCTGTTTGGCAATCAACTGGCTGCTGAAACCGATAATTTTGTCAAAGCACTTCAAAATGCCGGCTTCATCATTATTGGTCAGACAAATTTTCCCGAATTTGGCTATAAAAACATTACCGATGCCAAACTTTTTGGTCCAGCCCGCAATCCCTGGAATCCGCAGTTCACGCCCGGCGGCTCTTCAGGTGGTGCCGGCGCGGCCGTGGCAGCTGGCTGGGTGCCAATCGCTGCGGGCAATGATGGCGGCGGCTCGATCAGAATTCCGGCCAGCTGGTGTGGCGTCATTGGCTTGAAACCAACTCGTGGCCGCATGCCGGTTGGTCCAGGCAATTGGCGGTCATGGCAAGGCGCGTCGATTAATTTTGCGTTGACGCGATCGGTTAAAGATACCGCGCTTTTGCTGGAGACCCTTCAAACCGTTCAGTCCCCTGCCGTCTTCCAAACCCCGCTGCTCAATCCGGATGCCTTTAAAACAAACGATCAATCACGTCTAAGGATCGGCTGGACCACTACCTCGCCAGTAAAAACCCCGGTTACAGAAGATGCCGTGCAAGCCGTCAAAAACGCGGTCGCCTTTCTTCAAGACCTAGGCTATGACTGTCAGCCCTACGAAGATCCGATTGACGGACGGCAGCTGATTGATAGTTATTATTTGATGAATGAAGGTGAAACCGCAGCCATGTTTGCCAGCATTGAACAAGCAATCAAACGTCCCGTCAAACAAAATGAGATTGAGCTGGTCACTTGGGCACTTTGGCAAGCTGGTAAAAACGTTACTGCCGCCGAATACATCAATGCATTGAACGTTTGGGATCAGGCCAGTGTTCTCCACGCTAAGCTGCACGAACAATTTGACGTGCTCTTGACCCCGACAACGGCTGGCCACCCCTATCGCATTGATGAGCCGCAGCATGCCACTGTCTTCGATGAGCGTCTGCAAAGAATCAATCAGCTGACAGCACAAGAACAACGCCAGCTGATATATGACCAATGGCTTGACTCACTAAGCCGCACGCCATTTACGCAAGCTGCCAACCTAACAGGCGAGCCTGCAATCTCGTTGCCTGCTTACATTGCTAAGGACGGCCTGCCGCAGGGAATTCAATTAACCGCCAATAAAGGACGCGAAGATATTCTGCTGCAGCTGGCTGAATTATTTGAGGACCACGGGATGCTTAAAATGCTCAGCTGA
- a CDS encoding LysR family transcriptional regulator: protein MNIKELYYYHDLVRTKNFSQVASDFNISQPTVTMAIKRLEESFGTTFFMRDRSHHQLTVTSTGLQFDQHVQRVIEELEIAQKELARAKQERISFGLPPIIGSWYFPRFTPALLQAGLLNQLEVVDHGSASLLQLLAKGELDLALLGSLQPFQQPSLRARVIDKAPIKIIVAKDHPLTAFKNGISFAQAAQYPFITLDDEYVHAQAFRQAAHLARVRPKIIFKTSDVQILKALVANNSGISFLTDLALDANDGLIALPLTDGSQPEFIISLAARANRLLTPNAQRLWSILETPLKRS from the coding sequence ATGAATATTAAAGAATTATATTATTATCATGATTTGGTTAGGACCAAAAATTTTTCCCAGGTCGCATCAGATTTCAACATCAGTCAGCCAACCGTCACCATGGCCATCAAACGACTTGAAGAAAGCTTTGGAACGACTTTTTTCATGCGTGATCGCTCGCATCATCAATTGACGGTTACCAGTACCGGCCTTCAGTTTGACCAGCACGTTCAGCGCGTGATTGAAGAACTTGAGATTGCCCAAAAGGAACTGGCCCGTGCCAAGCAGGAACGCATCAGCTTTGGTTTGCCGCCAATCATCGGCAGCTGGTACTTTCCCCGCTTCACCCCGGCGCTGCTGCAGGCAGGACTGCTCAATCAGCTGGAAGTCGTTGATCATGGTTCGGCCTCACTGCTGCAGCTGCTGGCAAAAGGCGAGCTTGATCTGGCGCTGTTAGGATCACTGCAGCCATTTCAACAGCCAAGTCTGCGAGCCCGTGTGATTGATAAGGCACCGATTAAAATTATCGTGGCTAAGGATCATCCTTTGACAGCTTTTAAAAATGGCATATCATTTGCTCAAGCCGCTCAGTATCCATTTATCACGCTTGATGACGAATACGTTCATGCCCAGGCTTTCCGCCAGGCTGCACATTTGGCTCGTGTACGTCCCAAAATTATTTTTAAAACCAGCGACGTGCAGATTTTAAAAGCGCTGGTCGCCAATAATTCCGGAATCTCTTTTTTGACGGATCTGGCGCTGGATGCCAATGATGGCCTAATAGCCTTACCATTGACGGATGGCAGTCAGCCCGAGTTTATCATCTCGCTGGCGGCCCGTGCCAATCGCCTGCTGACGCCAAACGCCCAAAGACTATGGTCGATTCTGGAAACGCCGCTTAAAAGATCATAA
- a CDS encoding beta-eliminating lyase-related protein encodes MNDRLSFASDYLEGAHPSILKRLADTNWQKLPGYGFDAISLAAKDKIRQACHAPNAEVEFLVGGTQANAVMIDALLQPYQGVAAADTGHIIVHEAGAIEAGGHKVLIMPGHEGKITAAQIAELAGDYVADANHDHMVMPGMVYLSQPTEFGTLYTKSELQAIHDVCQQYDMKLYIDGARLSYALACTANDVTMADLATLCDAFYIGGTKCGALIGEAVVIPDPKLLPHLFTMIKQHGALLAKGRLLGIQFDELFKDNRYVDIARPAILYADQIRDCLKQNGYQLYGSSPTNQTFFIIENQQLARLEQQVAFSFWEKYDEKHTVIRFATSWATRKQDVDQLCQLMRELA; translated from the coding sequence ATGAACGATCGACTTTCTTTTGCTTCTGATTATTTGGAAGGCGCCCATCCCAGCATTTTGAAGCGGCTGGCAGATACCAATTGGCAAAAGCTGCCGGGCTATGGTTTTGATGCGATCTCACTGGCGGCTAAGGATAAGATTCGCCAAGCCTGCCACGCTCCCAACGCTGAGGTCGAGTTTTTGGTTGGCGGCACGCAGGCCAATGCCGTGATGATTGATGCCCTGCTGCAGCCATATCAAGGAGTAGCAGCCGCAGATACTGGCCATATCATCGTTCATGAAGCCGGTGCGATTGAAGCAGGCGGTCACAAGGTTTTAATTATGCCAGGTCATGAAGGCAAGATTACTGCTGCTCAGATTGCTGAACTGGCTGGTGATTATGTCGCGGATGCAAACCACGATCACATGGTCATGCCTGGAATGGTCTATCTGTCACAGCCGACTGAATTTGGAACGCTGTATACCAAATCGGAATTACAAGCCATTCACGACGTCTGTCAACAATATGATATGAAGCTTTATATTGACGGTGCGCGCTTATCATATGCGCTGGCCTGCACGGCAAATGACGTTACCATGGCAGATCTGGCAACGTTATGCGATGCGTTTTACATTGGCGGAACCAAATGCGGCGCCTTGATTGGTGAGGCCGTCGTTATTCCAGACCCTAAACTATTGCCGCATCTGTTTACGATGATCAAGCAGCATGGCGCGCTCTTAGCCAAGGGCCGTCTTTTAGGGATTCAGTTTGATGAGCTTTTTAAGGATAACCGCTACGTCGACATTGCTCGGCCCGCGATCTTATATGCTGATCAGATTCGCGATTGTCTCAAGCAAAACGGCTACCAGCTCTATGGGTCATCACCAACCAATCAGACTTTCTTTATTATTGAAAATCAGCAGCTGGCTCGTCTTGAACAGCAGGTTGCGTTCAGCTTTTGGGAAAAATACGATGAAAAGCATACGGTTATTCGATTTGCCACCAGCTGGGCCACACGAAAGCAAGACGTTGATCAGCTCTGCCAACTTATGCGTGAGCTTGCTTAA
- a CDS encoding nucleoside 2-deoxyribosyltransferase: MTSKTIYFCAGWFTDKQNQAYQAAMTAIKQNPTIDVENSYVPLQHQYKNIRVDEHPEYLHDKEWATATFKGDCLGVTTTDVTLAVYIPDEEDVGMGTEIAWAKAHGKYVLLVIPDEEWGKPINLMSWGFADNAIKMSELASFNFNQPSFNFYEGAVY, encoded by the coding sequence ATGACTAGCAAAACCATTTATTTTTGTGCTGGCTGGTTTACTGATAAGCAAAACCAAGCCTATCAAGCAGCCATGACGGCAATCAAGCAGAATCCAACGATTGACGTTGAAAACAGCTATGTTCCTCTGCAGCATCAATACAAGAACATTCGCGTCGACGAGCATCCAGAATACCTGCATGACAAGGAATGGGCCACGGCTACCTTTAAGGGCGACTGCCTGGGCGTTACCACGACTGACGTTACGCTGGCCGTCTACATTCCGGATGAAGAAGACGTCGGCATGGGAACTGAGATTGCCTGGGCTAAGGCGCATGGCAAGTACGTGCTGCTGGTAATTCCTGATGAAGAATGGGGCAAGCCAATCAACCTGATGTCATGGGGCTTTGCGGACAACGCCATCAAGATGAGTGAACTGGCCAGCTTTAATTTTAACCAGCCTTCGTTCAACTTTTATGAAGGAGCCGTCTACTAA